From a single Lolium rigidum isolate FL_2022 chromosome 7, APGP_CSIRO_Lrig_0.1, whole genome shotgun sequence genomic region:
- the LOC124674593 gene encoding UDP-glycosyltransferase 79-like: METNTGPLSVQADGHGGGGHVFLLAFPEAQGHLNPMLQFGRRLAYHGLRPTLVTTRHLLATLPPPAAPFRVAAISDGFDAGGMAACPDFEEYGSRLAAAGSETLEALFRSEAAAGRPVRVLVYDPHLPWAGRVARAAGVPTAALFSQPCAVDVIYGEVYAGRVGLPVVDGSSLRGLLSVDLGPDDVPSFVAAPDSYRMFLDAVVGQFDGLEDADHVFVNSYHELEPKEADYLESTWRVKTIGPTLPSFYLDDERLPSNKTYGFNIFDSTASCMSWLDSQPPCSVVYASYGTVADLEPTQLEEIGNGLCNSGKQFLWVVRSVDEHKLSEQLRDKCKERGLIVSWCPQLEVLSHKATGCFLTHCGWNSTLEAITTGVPLLAMPQWTDQPTTAKYVESAWVIGVRVNRDTEGLVRKEEVERCIREVLDGVRKEEYKKNAYSWMTKAKKAMQEGGSSDKNIAEFAAKYASS, translated from the exons ATGGAGACGAACACCGGCCCGCTCTCCGTCCAAGCCGACGgccacggcggtggcggccatgtcttcctcctcgccTTCCCAGAGgcgcagggccacctcaacccgatGCTTCAGTTCGGCCGCCGTCTGGCCTACCACGGCCTCCGCCCCACGCTCGTCACCACCCGCCACCTCCTCGCCACCCTCCCGCCCCCCGCCGCTCCCTTCCGTGTCGCCGCCATCTCCGACGGCTTCGACGCTGGCGGCATGGCCGCGTGCCCCGACTTCGAGGAGTACGGGAGCCGGCTGGCCGCCGCGGGGTCCGAAACCCTGGAGGCGCTCTTCCGCTCGGAGGCCGCGGCGGGGAGGCCCGTGCGCGTGCTCGTGTACGACCCGCACCTCCCGTGGGCGGGCCGCGTggcgcgcgccgccggcgttccCACCGCCGCGCTCTTCTCGCAGCCGTGCGCGGTGGACGTCATCTACGGGGAGGTGTACGCGGGGCGCGTCGGGTTGCCGGTCGTGGACGGGAGCTCGCTGAGGGGGTTGCTCAGCGTCGACCTGGGGCCGGACGACGTGCCCTCGTTCGTGGCGGCGCCGGATTCCTACCGGATGTTCCTGGACGCTGTGGTGGGGCAGTTCGATGGGTTGGAGGACGCCGACCACGTCTTCGTCAACTCATACCATGAACTCGAGCCCAAG GAAGCAGATTACCTGGAATCAACATGGCGTGTTAAGACCATCGGCCCAACGCTGCCGTCCTTCTACCTGGATGACGAGCGGTTGCCTTCCAACAAGACATACGGGTTCAACATCTTCGATAGCACAGCATCATGCATGTCATGGCTAGATAGCCAGCCCCCTTGCTCAGTGGTCTATGCCTCGTATGGAACTGTCGCTGACCTTGAGCCGACCCAGTTAGAGGAGATAGGCAATGGATTGTGCAATTCTGGTAAACAGTTCCTCTGGGTTGTCAGGTCCGTTGATGAGCACAAGTTATCGGAACAACTCCGTGACAAGTGCAAGGAGAGGGGACTAATTGTTTCATGGTGCCCCCAGCTTGAGGTCTTATCTCACAAAGCCACAG GATGTTTCTTAACTCACTGTGGATGGAACTCTACATTAGAAGCAATTACTACTGGTGTACCACTGTTGGCAATGCCTCAGTGGACAGATCAACCAACTACAGCAAAGTACGTTGAGAGTGCATGGGTGATTGGTGTGCGGGTGAATCGTGATACAGAAGGTTTGGTGAGAAAGGAAGAGGTAGAGAGGTGCATAAGAGAAGTATTAGATGGTGTGAGGAAGGAGGAGTACAAAAAGAATGCTTATAGCTGGATGACGAAGGCTAAGAAGGCAATGCAGGAAGGGGGGAGCTCGGACAAAAATATTGCCGAGTTTGCGGCAAAGTATGCTTCAAGTTGA